One Aphidius gifuensis isolate YNYX2018 linkage group LG5, ASM1490517v1, whole genome shotgun sequence genomic region harbors:
- the LOC122857268 gene encoding probable serine/threonine-protein kinase DDB_G0282963 isoform X1, which translates to MNEQKNNLNQIKVVDNNIWPNATSEMVVDGKGSTSFLSINSNNTQRIMESTSSAGSVSINRHLPVIMNVNEHLKRHRVQQNHDQSMIDSQLANNNNTNNNNNNNTIINNNNDGESRYLHKKFKKVASSEVVVPMDFAKENSPVISDTSSSLRSVINRIDSSTADSNKKSSKSDNVTTELDCESSDTIKNHYNCPYCKQSYTEQNALEKHIKSHTNEYPYCRTSCTVFSKTKSSRSHASKVDNNETGKVFEDSDVDSSDSVSSEADQMSGLSMPSSSDMLKIKTSQTGNIYKPKFHTALQSINTETVVSSNSSSNGLSSTSTSTNSNPYTSQFQQHIDKVITNNSVIVNALDLSSQKLMQHQQNFIDTQKTSNQPVNLSLINDITLEKNYNNNNNSFQNRSMVIQSLEKSPIILNGQRTNGLQQNNDTFINGYKRISNLDIDNFDYQQRHSLSSTLSPSLKSCFSFDMESKDSESHKSSSYNHTIQPLPSPGPLLGNTRLVDGPSCAKKPRIQYLSTLRSLDDSLCQRPNFSRMFGGKVKISNNSGETKTIRIKSRQQNSSLNEHNFNNKCATTETSSIVVKSGFHSGGTMLHKPPITTANDMKNSMSIIDTSEILSPIIPNISTPNIAPKMTCYNYTEPINHFTKITTTYNSFKLSKSGSPTIFHNNKIIPHVPGIPGPHTLTNTTTDYGSLFQRNKIPTCKVIPSISGNYMTSQTREISSPIKVKTPNNVVDNMEVSCNILNAEQSSSSTSIIEDSTIRLKKSNNDILNSKGIMIIQDKLRYGSNSETITELKTDKLDRFIDNRTKITTSNDLIIDKSPVNSITNKYDICKPTNSFDKQFDSLKINDKNKNLKFLRPTSLPLKPGTFTLKKHHGITPTVNTKNLITPDTPRPIKSYGQLYLNGHAYTYLGLKCSTKVFYCTLNRCQPMYVPDQKRLSMYSNWKICQDKPSNFELSHYDSRNRSKNYTIANKKYENILTHSSYQQYTPSSPDSGIEIDAQKNLHKNKSINDNDTNDDYIYVRGRGRGKYICNKCGIRCKKPSMLRKHIRSHTDVRPYTCEYCVMSFKTKGNLTKHTKSKSHYGKCMELGVIIKVPTINCDKNIDEDQTSAKLISVGVNNEESSDEEPSDNEESEDSANEEQEAAQSLLSLSQLNTNKLPGLISSDRPTTYPYAYANTTLVITSNVSAITSTNASTNSVTSTAIQSEISHRYYFSPNRSTFNDNPSSSSSINEPVSQIQVFDNKNIQQQQQQQQSHQPIDLTKKIIRPNIKLPFELNGLKNTIARKVVVVPTSSNGFTKPQAKFLQPSSTTASNYPSEKGKDGRWICKICSKDFREYSQFKNHMNIHYYEHPYKCEICSLAFKTKEKLSKHERSSQHINKLNITSTLGAGILNDPRPYKCEHCDVAFRGPGYLAKHLKSKGHIGKIECLHKIPFGTYAEMERSGISFNEIDTTNCAQSLISLQKIARKLYDQDPREMTEWQSSMDPPQGTNSDNTFSNKAEESCGTKEIQVNKHDDFNDENRQNTGQNFEDQSQQEKDNV; encoded by the exons atgaatgaacaaaaaaataacctcAATCAGATAaaagttgttgataataatatttggcCAAATGCAACAAGTGAAATGGTAGTTGATGGAAAAGGATCTACATCATTTTTGTcgattaattcaaataatacacaacGAATTATGGAATCAACAAGTTCTGCTGGATCAGTTTCAATAAATCGTCATCTACCTGTTATAATGAATGTTAATGAACATTTAAAAAGACATAGAGTACAACAAAATCatg atCAATCAATGATAGACTCACAATTagcaaacaataataataccaacaacaacaacaacaacaatacaattataaataataacaatgatggAGAGTCAagatatttacataaaaagtTTAAGAAGGTTGCGTCAAGTGAAGTGGTTGTACCAATGGATTTTGCAAAAGAAAATTCACCAGTTATTAGTGATACATCAAGTTCATTGAGAAGTGTCATCAATCGAATTGATTCATCAACTGCAGATAGTAATAAAAAGTCTTCCAAAAGTGACAACGTAACAACAGAGCTTGATTGTGAGTCAAGTGAtactataaaaaatcattataattgTCCGTATTGTAAACAATCTTACACTGAACAAAATGCCTTAGAAAAACATATTAAATCACACACAAATGAATATCCTTATTGTCGCACATCTTGCactgttttttcaaaaacaaaatcttCCAGATCACATGCTTCAAAAGTAGATAATAATGAGACTGGAAag gtCTTTGAAGATTCTGATGTTGACTCATCAGATAGTGTAAGCAGTGAAGCAGATCAAATGTCTGGATTATCAATGCCATCATCTTCAgatatgttaaaaattaaaacatcacAAACTGGAAATATTTATAAGCCAAAATTTCATACAGCTTTGCAATCTATAAATACGGAAACTGTAGTTTCATCAAATTCATCTTCAAATggtttatcatcaacatcaacatcaacaaatagTAATCCATACACATCACAATTTCAACAACATATTGATAAAGTCATAACAAATAATTCAGTTATTGTTAATGCTCTTGATCTTAGTTCACAAAAATTAATgcaacatcaacaaaattttattgatacacAAAAAACTAGTAATCAACCTGTTAATCTATCACTGATTAATGATAttacattagaaaaaaattataataataataataattcttttcaAAATAGATCAATGGTAATACAGAGTTTAGAAAAATcaccaataatattaaatggtCAACGTACAAATGgtttacaacaaaataatgatacatttattaatggatataaaagaatatcaaatttagatattgataattttgattatcaaCAACGTCATTCATTGTCATCAACACTTTCACCATCTTTAAAatcttgtttttcatttgacaTGGAATCAAAAGACTCTGAGTCACATAAATCAAGTTCATATAATCATACAATTCAGCCACTTCCTTCACCAGGTCCTCTACTTGGTAATACAAGATTAGTTGATGGTCCTTCATGTGCTAAAAAACCACgtatacaatatttatcaacactCAGATCACTTGATGATTCATTATGTCAAAGACCAAATTTTTCACGTATGTTTGGTGGTAaagttaaaatatcaaataatagtGGAGAAACTAAAACCATAAGAATTAAATCAAGACaacaaaattcatcattaaatgagcataattttaataataaatgtgcaACAACTGAGACATcatcaattgttgttaaatcagGATTTCATTCAGGTGGTACAATGTTACATAAACCACCAATTACAACAGCtaatgatatgaaaaattcaatgtcAATAATAGATACATCAGAAATTTTATCACCAATAATACCAAACATATCAACTCCAAATATTGCACCAAAAATGACATGCTATAATTACACAGAACCAATTAatcattttacaaaaataacaacaacctataattcatttaaattatcaaaatctgGATCTCCAACAATTttccataataataaaataatacctcATGTTCCTGGAATACCTGGACCACATACACTtacaaatacaacaacagATTATGGATCTTTGTTTCAACGAAATAAAATACCTACATGTAAAGTTATTCCTAGTATTTCAGGAAATTATATGACATCCCAAACTCGTGAAATATCAAGTCCAATTAAAGTTAAAACACCAAataatgttgttgataatatggAAGTGTCTTGTAATATATTAAACGCAGAACAATCATCAAGTTCAACAAGTATAATTGAAGATTCTAcaattagattaaaaaaatcaaacaatgaCATATTAAATTCTAAAGgtataatgataattcaagACAAATTACGTTATGGAAGTAATTCAGAAACAATTACTGAGCTTAAAACTGATAAATTGGATcgatttattgataatagaacaaaaattacaacttcaaatgatttaataattgataaatcaccTGTTAAttcaattacaaataaatatgatatttgtaaaccaacaaattcatttgataaacaatttgattcattaaaaattaatgataaaaataaaaatttaaaatttttaagaccAACAAGTTTACCATTAAAACCTGGtacatttacattaaaaaaacatcatggAATAACACCAACagttaatacaaaaaatttaataactccAGATACACCAAGACCAATAAAATCATATGGACAACTTTATTTAAATGGACATGCATATACATATCTTGGATTAAAATGTTCaacaaaagtattttattgTACACTTAATCGTTGTCAACCAATGTATGTACCAGATCAAAAACGTTTATCAATGTATTCAAATTGGAAAATTTGTCAAGATAAACCAtcaaattttgaattatcacATTATGATTCACGTAATcgttcaaaaaattatacaatagctaataaaaaatatgaaaatattttaacacatTCATCATATCAACAATATACTCCATCAAGTCCTGATTCTGGAATTGAAATTGATgctcaaaaaaatttacataaaaataaatctattaatgataatgatacaaatgatgattatatttatgtaagaGGAAGAGGTAgaggtaaatatatttgtaataaatgtgGTATAAGATGTAAAAAACCTTCAATGTTACGTAAACATATCAGATCACATACAGATGTTAGACCATATACTTGTGAATATTGTGTTATGAGTTTTAAAACAAAAGGAAATTTAACAAAACACACAAAATCAAAATCTCATTATGGAAAATGTATGGAACTTggtgtaataataaaagtgcCAACAAtaaattgtgataaaaatattgatgaagatCAAACAAGTGCTAAATTAATTTCTGTTGGTGTAAATAATGAAGAATCATCAGATGAAGAACCAAGTGATAATGAAGAAAGTGAAGATTCTGCAAATGAAGAACAAGAAGCTGCACAAAGTCTTTTGAGTCTTTCACAacttaatacaaataaattgccAGGTTTGATTTCTTCTGATCGGCCAACAACTTATCCATATGCTTATGCTAATACTACCTTAGTTATCACTAGCAATGTATCAGCAATAACTAGCACTAATGCTTCAACAAATTCTGTAACATCAACAGCTATACAATCTGAAATTTCTCacagatattatttttctccaaATAGATCAACATTTAATGATAATCCAAGTTCTTCTTCAAGCATAAATGAACCTGTTTCACAAATTCaagtatttgataataaaaatattcaacaacaacaacaacaacaacagtctCATCAACCAattgatttaacaaaaaaaattattagaccAAATATTAAGCTTCCTTTTGAGCTTAATGGtcttaaaaatacaattgccagaaaagttgttgttgttccaACGTCCTCTAATGGTTTTACAAAACCACAAGCTAAATTTTTACAACCTTCttcaacaacagcatcaaATTATCCCAG tgAAAAAGGAAAGGATGGAAGATGGATATGCAAAATTTGTAGTAAAGATTTTCGAGAATATagccaatttaaaaatcacatgaatattcattattatgaGCATCCATACAAATGTGAAATTTGTTCTCTTGcatttaaaacaaaagaaaaactatCAAAACATGAACGTTCATCTCAACATATAAACAAA ttAAATATAACATCAACACTTGGTGCTGGAATTTTAAATGATCCAAGACCATATAAATGTGAACATTGTGATGTTGCATTTAGAGGACCTGGATATCTTGCCAAACATCTTAAAAGTAAAGGACATATTGGGAAAATTGAATGTTTGCATAAAATACCATTTGGTACATATGCAGAAATGGAAAGATCTGGTATATCTTTTAACGAAATTGACACCACAAATTGTGCTCAAAGTCTTATTAGCTTAcag aaaatagcACGTAAACTTTATGATCAAGATCCTAGAGAAATGACTGAATGGCAAAGTAGTATGGATCCACCACAAGGAACAAATAGTGATAatactttttcaaataaagCTGAAGAATCATGTGGAACAAAAGAAATTCAAGTTAATAaacatgatgattttaatgatgaaaatagaCAAAATACTGGACAAAATTTTGAGGACCAAAGTCAACAAGAAAAAGACAATGTATAG
- the LOC122857268 gene encoding metacaspase-3-like isoform X2 produces MLLIFQSLIDQSMIDSQLANNNNTNNNNNNNTIINNNNDGESRYLHKKFKKVASSEVVVPMDFAKENSPVISDTSSSLRSVINRIDSSTADSNKKSSKSDNVTTELDCESSDTIKNHYNCPYCKQSYTEQNALEKHIKSHTNEYPYCRTSCTVFSKTKSSRSHASKVDNNETGKVFEDSDVDSSDSVSSEADQMSGLSMPSSSDMLKIKTSQTGNIYKPKFHTALQSINTETVVSSNSSSNGLSSTSTSTNSNPYTSQFQQHIDKVITNNSVIVNALDLSSQKLMQHQQNFIDTQKTSNQPVNLSLINDITLEKNYNNNNNSFQNRSMVIQSLEKSPIILNGQRTNGLQQNNDTFINGYKRISNLDIDNFDYQQRHSLSSTLSPSLKSCFSFDMESKDSESHKSSSYNHTIQPLPSPGPLLGNTRLVDGPSCAKKPRIQYLSTLRSLDDSLCQRPNFSRMFGGKVKISNNSGETKTIRIKSRQQNSSLNEHNFNNKCATTETSSIVVKSGFHSGGTMLHKPPITTANDMKNSMSIIDTSEILSPIIPNISTPNIAPKMTCYNYTEPINHFTKITTTYNSFKLSKSGSPTIFHNNKIIPHVPGIPGPHTLTNTTTDYGSLFQRNKIPTCKVIPSISGNYMTSQTREISSPIKVKTPNNVVDNMEVSCNILNAEQSSSSTSIIEDSTIRLKKSNNDILNSKGIMIIQDKLRYGSNSETITELKTDKLDRFIDNRTKITTSNDLIIDKSPVNSITNKYDICKPTNSFDKQFDSLKINDKNKNLKFLRPTSLPLKPGTFTLKKHHGITPTVNTKNLITPDTPRPIKSYGQLYLNGHAYTYLGLKCSTKVFYCTLNRCQPMYVPDQKRLSMYSNWKICQDKPSNFELSHYDSRNRSKNYTIANKKYENILTHSSYQQYTPSSPDSGIEIDAQKNLHKNKSINDNDTNDDYIYVRGRGRGKYICNKCGIRCKKPSMLRKHIRSHTDVRPYTCEYCVMSFKTKGNLTKHTKSKSHYGKCMELGVIIKVPTINCDKNIDEDQTSAKLISVGVNNEESSDEEPSDNEESEDSANEEQEAAQSLLSLSQLNTNKLPGLISSDRPTTYPYAYANTTLVITSNVSAITSTNASTNSVTSTAIQSEISHRYYFSPNRSTFNDNPSSSSSINEPVSQIQVFDNKNIQQQQQQQQSHQPIDLTKKIIRPNIKLPFELNGLKNTIARKVVVVPTSSNGFTKPQAKFLQPSSTTASNYPSEKGKDGRWICKICSKDFREYSQFKNHMNIHYYEHPYKCEICSLAFKTKEKLSKHERSSQHINKLNITSTLGAGILNDPRPYKCEHCDVAFRGPGYLAKHLKSKGHIGKIECLHKIPFGTYAEMERSGISFNEIDTTNCAQSLISLQKIARKLYDQDPREMTEWQSSMDPPQGTNSDNTFSNKAEESCGTKEIQVNKHDDFNDENRQNTGQNFEDQSQQEKDNV; encoded by the exons atgcttttaatttttcaatcttTAATTG atCAATCAATGATAGACTCACAATTagcaaacaataataataccaacaacaacaacaacaacaatacaattataaataataacaatgatggAGAGTCAagatatttacataaaaagtTTAAGAAGGTTGCGTCAAGTGAAGTGGTTGTACCAATGGATTTTGCAAAAGAAAATTCACCAGTTATTAGTGATACATCAAGTTCATTGAGAAGTGTCATCAATCGAATTGATTCATCAACTGCAGATAGTAATAAAAAGTCTTCCAAAAGTGACAACGTAACAACAGAGCTTGATTGTGAGTCAAGTGAtactataaaaaatcattataattgTCCGTATTGTAAACAATCTTACACTGAACAAAATGCCTTAGAAAAACATATTAAATCACACACAAATGAATATCCTTATTGTCGCACATCTTGCactgttttttcaaaaacaaaatcttCCAGATCACATGCTTCAAAAGTAGATAATAATGAGACTGGAAag gtCTTTGAAGATTCTGATGTTGACTCATCAGATAGTGTAAGCAGTGAAGCAGATCAAATGTCTGGATTATCAATGCCATCATCTTCAgatatgttaaaaattaaaacatcacAAACTGGAAATATTTATAAGCCAAAATTTCATACAGCTTTGCAATCTATAAATACGGAAACTGTAGTTTCATCAAATTCATCTTCAAATggtttatcatcaacatcaacatcaacaaatagTAATCCATACACATCACAATTTCAACAACATATTGATAAAGTCATAACAAATAATTCAGTTATTGTTAATGCTCTTGATCTTAGTTCACAAAAATTAATgcaacatcaacaaaattttattgatacacAAAAAACTAGTAATCAACCTGTTAATCTATCACTGATTAATGATAttacattagaaaaaaattataataataataataattcttttcaAAATAGATCAATGGTAATACAGAGTTTAGAAAAATcaccaataatattaaatggtCAACGTACAAATGgtttacaacaaaataatgatacatttattaatggatataaaagaatatcaaatttagatattgataattttgattatcaaCAACGTCATTCATTGTCATCAACACTTTCACCATCTTTAAAatcttgtttttcatttgacaTGGAATCAAAAGACTCTGAGTCACATAAATCAAGTTCATATAATCATACAATTCAGCCACTTCCTTCACCAGGTCCTCTACTTGGTAATACAAGATTAGTTGATGGTCCTTCATGTGCTAAAAAACCACgtatacaatatttatcaacactCAGATCACTTGATGATTCATTATGTCAAAGACCAAATTTTTCACGTATGTTTGGTGGTAaagttaaaatatcaaataatagtGGAGAAACTAAAACCATAAGAATTAAATCAAGACaacaaaattcatcattaaatgagcataattttaataataaatgtgcaACAACTGAGACATcatcaattgttgttaaatcagGATTTCATTCAGGTGGTACAATGTTACATAAACCACCAATTACAACAGCtaatgatatgaaaaattcaatgtcAATAATAGATACATCAGAAATTTTATCACCAATAATACCAAACATATCAACTCCAAATATTGCACCAAAAATGACATGCTATAATTACACAGAACCAATTAatcattttacaaaaataacaacaacctataattcatttaaattatcaaaatctgGATCTCCAACAATTttccataataataaaataatacctcATGTTCCTGGAATACCTGGACCACATACACTtacaaatacaacaacagATTATGGATCTTTGTTTCAACGAAATAAAATACCTACATGTAAAGTTATTCCTAGTATTTCAGGAAATTATATGACATCCCAAACTCGTGAAATATCAAGTCCAATTAAAGTTAAAACACCAAataatgttgttgataatatggAAGTGTCTTGTAATATATTAAACGCAGAACAATCATCAAGTTCAACAAGTATAATTGAAGATTCTAcaattagattaaaaaaatcaaacaatgaCATATTAAATTCTAAAGgtataatgataattcaagACAAATTACGTTATGGAAGTAATTCAGAAACAATTACTGAGCTTAAAACTGATAAATTGGATcgatttattgataatagaacaaaaattacaacttcaaatgatttaataattgataaatcaccTGTTAAttcaattacaaataaatatgatatttgtaaaccaacaaattcatttgataaacaatttgattcattaaaaattaatgataaaaataaaaatttaaaatttttaagaccAACAAGTTTACCATTAAAACCTGGtacatttacattaaaaaaacatcatggAATAACACCAACagttaatacaaaaaatttaataactccAGATACACCAAGACCAATAAAATCATATGGACAACTTTATTTAAATGGACATGCATATACATATCTTGGATTAAAATGTTCaacaaaagtattttattgTACACTTAATCGTTGTCAACCAATGTATGTACCAGATCAAAAACGTTTATCAATGTATTCAAATTGGAAAATTTGTCAAGATAAACCAtcaaattttgaattatcacATTATGATTCACGTAATcgttcaaaaaattatacaatagctaataaaaaatatgaaaatattttaacacatTCATCATATCAACAATATACTCCATCAAGTCCTGATTCTGGAATTGAAATTGATgctcaaaaaaatttacataaaaataaatctattaatgataatgatacaaatgatgattatatttatgtaagaGGAAGAGGTAgaggtaaatatatttgtaataaatgtgGTATAAGATGTAAAAAACCTTCAATGTTACGTAAACATATCAGATCACATACAGATGTTAGACCATATACTTGTGAATATTGTGTTATGAGTTTTAAAACAAAAGGAAATTTAACAAAACACACAAAATCAAAATCTCATTATGGAAAATGTATGGAACTTggtgtaataataaaagtgcCAACAAtaaattgtgataaaaatattgatgaagatCAAACAAGTGCTAAATTAATTTCTGTTGGTGTAAATAATGAAGAATCATCAGATGAAGAACCAAGTGATAATGAAGAAAGTGAAGATTCTGCAAATGAAGAACAAGAAGCTGCACAAAGTCTTTTGAGTCTTTCACAacttaatacaaataaattgccAGGTTTGATTTCTTCTGATCGGCCAACAACTTATCCATATGCTTATGCTAATACTACCTTAGTTATCACTAGCAATGTATCAGCAATAACTAGCACTAATGCTTCAACAAATTCTGTAACATCAACAGCTATACAATCTGAAATTTCTCacagatattatttttctccaaATAGATCAACATTTAATGATAATCCAAGTTCTTCTTCAAGCATAAATGAACCTGTTTCACAAATTCaagtatttgataataaaaatattcaacaacaacaacaacaacaacagtctCATCAACCAattgatttaacaaaaaaaattattagaccAAATATTAAGCTTCCTTTTGAGCTTAATGGtcttaaaaatacaattgccagaaaagttgttgttgttccaACGTCCTCTAATGGTTTTACAAAACCACAAGCTAAATTTTTACAACCTTCttcaacaacagcatcaaATTATCCCAG tgAAAAAGGAAAGGATGGAAGATGGATATGCAAAATTTGTAGTAAAGATTTTCGAGAATATagccaatttaaaaatcacatgaatattcattattatgaGCATCCATACAAATGTGAAATTTGTTCTCTTGcatttaaaacaaaagaaaaactatCAAAACATGAACGTTCATCTCAACATATAAACAAA ttAAATATAACATCAACACTTGGTGCTGGAATTTTAAATGATCCAAGACCATATAAATGTGAACATTGTGATGTTGCATTTAGAGGACCTGGATATCTTGCCAAACATCTTAAAAGTAAAGGACATATTGGGAAAATTGAATGTTTGCATAAAATACCATTTGGTACATATGCAGAAATGGAAAGATCTGGTATATCTTTTAACGAAATTGACACCACAAATTGTGCTCAAAGTCTTATTAGCTTAcag aaaatagcACGTAAACTTTATGATCAAGATCCTAGAGAAATGACTGAATGGCAAAGTAGTATGGATCCACCACAAGGAACAAATAGTGATAatactttttcaaataaagCTGAAGAATCATGTGGAACAAAAGAAATTCAAGTTAATAaacatgatgattttaatgatgaaaatagaCAAAATACTGGACAAAATTTTGAGGACCAAAGTCAACAAGAAAAAGACAATGTATAG